One stretch of Microvirga lotononidis DNA includes these proteins:
- a CDS encoding helix-turn-helix transcriptional regulator, with protein sequence MNRTRKIGAKTSLSPELASYAPVCDAIALLFQPYAEVVLHDLATETVVHLSNPFSKRELGEPSLLHEIDFKPSDIIIGPYEKVNWDGRRIKSVSAVLRVHERSIGILCINVDVSHFHAVMQTLTALVAVPQSPEKPASLFKEDWHERINEYIQSWTRERGLTIAEMSRAQKQQLVTDLAGDGAFGGRNAAAYISRVLGLGRATVYNYLKKDQA encoded by the coding sequence ATGAACCGCACGCGAAAAATCGGAGCGAAGACATCGCTCTCGCCTGAACTGGCGAGCTATGCGCCCGTCTGCGACGCCATCGCACTGCTCTTCCAGCCCTATGCGGAAGTGGTGCTCCACGATCTCGCCACCGAGACCGTCGTGCATCTCTCCAATCCCTTCTCAAAGCGCGAACTCGGCGAGCCGTCCCTCCTGCACGAGATCGACTTCAAGCCGTCCGACATCATCATCGGGCCTTATGAGAAGGTGAACTGGGACGGGCGGCGCATCAAGTCCGTCAGCGCCGTCCTGCGTGTGCATGAACGGTCCATCGGCATTCTCTGCATCAACGTGGACGTGTCGCATTTCCACGCCGTGATGCAGACGCTGACGGCGCTTGTCGCCGTGCCGCAATCGCCCGAGAAGCCGGCTTCGCTGTTCAAGGAGGACTGGCACGAGCGCATCAACGAATACATCCAGTCATGGACGCGCGAGCGAGGTCTGACCATCGCCGAGATGAGCCGCGCGCAGAAGCAGCAGCTCGTGACGGATCTTGCCGGCGACGGCGCCTTCGGCGGGCGCAACGCGGCAGCCTATATCTCGCGCGTGCTGGGATTGGGCCGGGCCACCGTCTACAACTATCTCAAGAAGGATCAGGCCTGA
- a CDS encoding inositol monophosphatase family protein — MTFTRADALAVAEILRATAQAEILPRFRNLSADAIRTKSSQLDLVTDADEAAERVIEAELLRRFPGALVVGEEGVSRDASLLDGLGQAELAFILDPVDGTLNFASGLPLFGVMAAALVKGEIVCGVILDPISDDWSMAVRGEGAWVQRPDGSASPLQVASKVPLSQMAGNVSWRYLPENLRPVVTGNLPKVAMAADLRCAAHTYRLTAAGYLHFSFSSSVMPWDHAAGWLIHREAGGYTAHFDGSPYRPVNRGGGLISAPDEESWQALRDALLPQA; from the coding sequence ATGACCTTCACCCGAGCCGATGCACTCGCCGTTGCGGAGATCCTCCGGGCGACCGCCCAGGCCGAGATCCTGCCGCGGTTCCGGAACCTGTCGGCCGACGCGATCCGGACCAAGTCCTCACAGCTCGACCTCGTGACCGATGCGGACGAGGCCGCCGAGCGCGTCATCGAGGCCGAGCTCCTGCGCCGGTTTCCGGGTGCGCTCGTCGTCGGCGAGGAGGGCGTCAGCCGGGACGCGAGTCTGCTCGACGGTCTTGGACAAGCCGAGCTCGCCTTCATCCTCGACCCGGTCGACGGCACGTTGAACTTTGCCTCGGGCCTTCCGCTCTTCGGCGTGATGGCCGCGGCCCTGGTGAAGGGCGAGATCGTCTGCGGCGTGATCCTGGATCCGATTTCGGACGACTGGTCGATGGCCGTTCGCGGCGAGGGTGCCTGGGTCCAGCGTCCCGACGGCAGCGCCAGCCCGCTTCAGGTCGCATCGAAGGTTCCCTTGTCGCAGATGGCGGGCAACGTTTCATGGCGTTACCTGCCGGAGAACCTTCGCCCCGTGGTGACGGGCAACCTGCCAAAGGTCGCCATGGCGGCGGATCTGCGGTGCGCGGCGCATACCTATCGCCTGACGGCCGCCGGGTACCTGCATTTCTCTTTCTCGTCGAGCGTGATGCCATGGGACCATGCGGCCGGGTGGCTGATCCATCGCGAGGCCGGCGGGTACACGGCGCATTTCGATGGTTCGCCGTATCGTCCCGTCAATCGCGGCGGCGGCCTCATCAGTGCGCCGGACGAGGAGAGCTGGCAGGCTCTGCGAGATGCGCTTCTCCCTCAGGCCTGA
- a CDS encoding aldo/keto reductase: MGLEVMLPGGEAVPALGQGTWHMAESASHRAREIDALRLGVELGMTLIDTAEMYGEGAAEQLVAEALAGQRDRLFLVSKVYPHNASCQGVMQACERSLGRLKTDRLDLYLLHWRGSVPLEETVAGFEELRRAGKIRHWGVSNFDTADMEELFAIPEGANCATNQVLYNVSRRGPEFDLIPWMQDHRMPLMAYSPIEQGRLPRRSILDRVGQKHGASPFQIALAWVLDRRGVIAIPKASSADHVRDNHQALEIQLDRDDVEAIDAEFPPPRRKRPLEMI, translated from the coding sequence ATGGGCCTTGAAGTCATGTTGCCGGGCGGTGAAGCCGTTCCGGCTCTCGGGCAGGGGACCTGGCACATGGCCGAGTCGGCGAGTCACCGGGCGCGGGAGATCGACGCGCTCCGCCTCGGCGTCGAACTCGGCATGACGCTCATCGATACGGCCGAGATGTACGGCGAGGGCGCGGCGGAGCAACTCGTCGCGGAGGCGCTCGCCGGGCAGCGGGATCGGCTCTTCCTCGTCAGCAAGGTGTATCCCCACAATGCGAGCTGCCAGGGCGTGATGCAGGCCTGCGAGCGCAGCCTCGGGCGGTTGAAGACGGACCGGCTGGATCTCTATCTCCTGCATTGGCGCGGCAGCGTGCCGTTGGAGGAAACCGTTGCCGGGTTCGAGGAGCTTCGCCGCGCCGGCAAGATCCGGCACTGGGGTGTCAGCAACTTCGACACCGCCGACATGGAAGAGCTGTTCGCGATTCCGGAAGGCGCGAACTGCGCCACCAATCAGGTGCTCTACAACGTGAGCCGGAGAGGGCCGGAATTCGACCTCATCCCGTGGATGCAGGACCATCGTATGCCCCTCATGGCCTACAGCCCGATCGAACAGGGCAGGCTTCCGCGCAGAAGCATCCTGGACAGGGTCGGGCAGAAACATGGAGCAAGCCCGTTCCAGATTGCTCTGGCCTGGGTCCTAGATCGGCGCGGCGTGATCGCAATTCCGAAGGCGTCGAGCGCCGATCACGTGCGGGACAATCATCAAGCGCTTGAGATCCAACTGGATAGGGACGATGTTGAGGCCATCGATGCAGAGTTTCCGCCGCCTCGGCGCAAGCGCCCGCTCGAAATGATCTGA
- a CDS encoding S1C family serine protease, translating to MQSPDEWEIPPEYQPDPRSLGYDLKDALAAVVSLRARVPDDAFTAETLGTERAGQGVVIRDDGLVLTIGYLIAEAEEVWLTTNKGRAVQADVLAYDYESGFGLVQALEPLGVPVLALGDSRHLKPGDHVVIGGSGGLSHSLAAQVVACQEFAGYWEYLIDPAIFTAPAHPNWGGTALIGPRGDLVGIGSLQLQHQASGGTVVPLNMSVPIDLLKPILDDLLTLGRTKSKPRPWLGFYVAEAEDDQITVIGLAGDAPAQRAGLRAGDQIHAVAGQTVTSLAEFYRAVWDLGAAGVDVPLTLEREGDMFDVTIRSADRGRFMKGPRLQ from the coding sequence ATGCAATCACCCGATGAATGGGAAATCCCTCCTGAGTATCAACCGGATCCGAGATCGCTCGGCTATGACCTCAAGGACGCTCTGGCGGCTGTCGTCTCCCTGAGGGCGCGGGTTCCCGATGATGCCTTCACGGCCGAAACGCTCGGGACGGAACGGGCCGGGCAGGGCGTCGTCATCCGGGACGACGGTCTCGTCCTCACCATCGGCTACCTGATTGCCGAGGCCGAAGAGGTCTGGCTCACCACCAATAAGGGGCGGGCCGTTCAGGCCGATGTGCTCGCTTACGATTACGAGAGCGGTTTCGGATTGGTGCAGGCGCTCGAGCCCCTTGGCGTGCCGGTACTGGCCCTGGGCGATTCCCGCCATCTGAAACCGGGCGATCATGTGGTCATCGGCGGGAGCGGAGGACTGAGCCACTCCCTGGCGGCCCAAGTGGTCGCCTGCCAGGAATTCGCCGGCTATTGGGAGTATCTCATCGATCCGGCCATCTTCACCGCGCCAGCCCATCCCAATTGGGGCGGCACGGCCTTGATCGGACCCCGGGGTGATCTCGTCGGCATCGGTTCGCTCCAGCTCCAGCATCAGGCTTCCGGCGGCACCGTGGTGCCTCTCAACATGAGCGTGCCGATCGATCTCCTGAAGCCGATTCTGGACGATCTCCTGACCCTCGGTCGGACCAAAAGCAAACCGCGGCCTTGGCTCGGATTCTATGTCGCAGAGGCCGAGGATGATCAGATCACGGTCATCGGCCTTGCCGGCGATGCGCCGGCGCAGCGGGCAGGCTTGAGGGCCGGTGACCAGATCCACGCGGTTGCCGGTCAAACGGTGACCTCTCTCGCGGAGTTCTATCGCGCCGTCTGGGATCTGGGCGCCGCAGGGGTCGACGTCCCGCTCACGCTCGAGCGGGAGGGAGATATGTTCGACGTGACGATCCGGTCCGCCGACCGGGGGCGCTTCATGAAGGGGCCGCGCCTGCAGTGA
- a CDS encoding globin-coupled sensor protein has translation MQNDLFLAERLAFLGIDDDACRELRGIWHDISPELPKILERFYAHMHRQPELSRLIGTQQSRLVSAQMQHWGRLFSGSFDAAYVEGIRRIGLIHNKIGLAPRWYIGGYAFILNELIHVLSRKHRFSGGALARRLATVNKAVMLDMDFAISVYQDAFVHDRQKKGEDLSQAVASFSEAVQESLEISGQASHALSASATVLDQATGSARSLAVQVTTAAEQTASNMQSGAAATEQLASSVREIGQQASRSADVARHALESSQRTKETVNGLAEQAKEIGDVVDLIERIAAQTNLLALNATIEAARAGEMGKGFAVVAQEVKTLANQTAQATTEIGSRIGAIQDATQRSVSDIDNIGRIMEELSGIATAIAAAVEEQAAVTSEISVSVNQTTDHTHAVVRSIEALTGSTASAASAAQEVSSAKHTLDQQLQRLRQDIDRFLATARAA, from the coding sequence TTGCAGAACGACCTGTTTCTTGCCGAGCGGCTCGCATTCCTGGGCATCGACGACGATGCCTGCCGGGAGCTTCGCGGGATCTGGCACGACATCTCCCCCGAGCTGCCGAAGATCCTCGAACGCTTCTACGCGCATATGCATCGGCAGCCGGAGCTGTCACGGCTGATCGGCACGCAGCAATCCCGGCTTGTGTCCGCCCAGATGCAGCATTGGGGCAGGCTGTTCAGCGGCAGCTTCGATGCCGCTTATGTGGAAGGCATCCGGCGCATCGGCCTGATCCATAACAAGATCGGCCTCGCGCCGCGCTGGTACATCGGAGGCTATGCCTTCATCCTCAACGAGCTGATTCATGTGCTGTCGCGGAAGCACCGCTTCAGCGGAGGGGCTCTTGCCCGCAGGCTGGCGACGGTGAACAAGGCGGTCATGCTCGACATGGACTTCGCCATCTCCGTCTATCAGGACGCCTTCGTTCACGATCGCCAGAAGAAGGGTGAGGACCTGTCGCAGGCCGTCGCCTCCTTCTCCGAGGCCGTACAGGAGAGCCTGGAGATCTCGGGGCAGGCGAGCCATGCCCTCTCTGCGAGCGCAACGGTTCTCGACCAGGCGACCGGAAGCGCCAGGAGCCTTGCCGTTCAGGTCACGACGGCGGCCGAACAGACCGCGTCCAACATGCAATCCGGGGCGGCCGCCACGGAGCAGCTCGCATCGTCGGTTCGCGAGATCGGCCAGCAGGCCAGCCGCTCGGCGGATGTGGCGCGCCATGCTCTGGAGAGCTCCCAGCGGACGAAGGAAACCGTCAACGGCTTGGCCGAGCAGGCGAAGGAGATCGGAGACGTCGTCGATCTGATCGAGCGCATCGCAGCTCAAACCAACCTGCTCGCCTTGAATGCCACCATCGAGGCGGCCCGCGCCGGGGAGATGGGCAAGGGGTTCGCCGTCGTGGCGCAGGAGGTCAAGACTCTCGCCAACCAGACCGCCCAGGCCACGACCGAGATCGGCTCGCGCATCGGAGCGATCCAGGACGCGACACAGCGTAGCGTGTCCGACATCGACAATATCGGCCGCATCATGGAAGAGCTGAGCGGGATCGCCACGGCGATCGCGGCCGCCGTCGAAGAACAGGCTGCGGTGACGTCGGAGATTTCCGTCAGCGTCAACCAGACGACGGACCATACCCATGCGGTCGTGCGGAGCATCGAGGCGCTGACCGGGTCGACGGCCTCCGCGGCCTCCGCCGCGCAGGAGGTGTCGAGTGCCAAGCACACCCTGGACCAGCAGCTTCAGCGCCTGAGGCAGGACATCGACCGGTTCCTTGCGACCGCCAGGGCCGCCTGA
- the denD gene encoding D-erythronate dehydrogenase, which yields MQILILGAAGMVGRKLTERLVREGQLGGEAITRLILHDVVEPERPQASFAVETLTSDFSMPGEAEKLVAGRPDVIFHLAAIVSGEAEADFDKGYRINLDGTRFLFDAIRIIGDGYGPRLVFTSSIAVFGAPFPDAIGDEFFLTPLTSYGTQKAIGELLLADYTRRGFFDGVGIRLPTICVRPGKPNKAASGFFSSIIREPLNGQEAVLPVSLDVRHAHASPRSAVGFLIHAASMNTSRIGPRRNLTMPSVSVTVGEQIDALRRIAGEQTVARIRHELDPTIIRFVEGWPRRFDASRAESLGFRAESSFDEIISIYVEDELGGVVPT from the coding sequence ATGCAGATCCTCATTCTCGGGGCGGCCGGAATGGTCGGCCGCAAGCTCACGGAACGCCTGGTCAGGGAAGGCCAACTGGGAGGTGAGGCGATCACGCGTCTCATTCTGCACGATGTGGTCGAACCCGAACGCCCTCAGGCGTCCTTTGCCGTCGAAACCCTGACGTCCGATTTCTCGATGCCCGGAGAGGCGGAGAAGCTCGTTGCGGGTCGTCCCGACGTGATCTTCCACCTTGCGGCCATCGTGTCCGGCGAGGCGGAGGCCGATTTCGACAAGGGATATCGGATCAATCTCGACGGAACGCGCTTCCTGTTCGATGCCATTCGCATCATCGGCGATGGGTACGGGCCGCGCCTCGTCTTCACGTCCTCCATCGCGGTGTTCGGCGCGCCGTTCCCGGATGCGATTGGGGACGAGTTCTTCCTGACGCCGCTGACGAGCTACGGGACGCAGAAGGCGATCGGTGAACTGCTGCTGGCCGATTATACCCGGCGCGGGTTCTTCGACGGCGTCGGGATCCGGCTTCCCACGATCTGCGTCCGTCCGGGCAAACCCAACAAGGCGGCATCGGGCTTTTTCTCCAGCATTATCCGCGAGCCGCTGAACGGTCAGGAGGCCGTTCTTCCCGTCTCGCTGGACGTCCGCCACGCCCATGCTTCGCCGCGATCCGCCGTCGGCTTTCTCATCCATGCGGCGAGCATGAACACGTCTAGGATCGGACCTCGGCGCAACTTGACGATGCCGAGCGTGTCGGTGACCGTCGGCGAGCAGATCGACGCGCTTCGGCGCATCGCCGGCGAGCAGACCGTCGCCCGGATCCGCCACGAGCTCGATCCGACCATCATCCGTTTCGTCGAGGGATGGCCCCGCCGCTTCGATGCGAGCCGCGCCGAGAGCCTGGGTTTCCGCGCGGAGTCCAGCTTCGACGAAATCATCTCCATCTATGTCGAAGACGAGCTAGGCGGCGTCGTCCCAACCTGA
- a CDS encoding TRAP transporter substrate-binding protein — protein MKALTFALAAGVAATIMAAVPANAQFTERNIRLSNGVNEDHPNGKGVEKFRACLTDKSGGKIKVQGFWGNALGGDLQATQALRSGTQEMVVTSSSPLIGILPDLGVFDLPFLFANNKEADSVLDGEFGKYIDGKLETVGLVNLAYWENGFRNLTNSRRPVEKWEDFKGLKVRVMQNNVFLDTFKNMGANAVPMAFGEVFTALETKAIDGQENPFVTIDTSKFYEVQKYLSVTRHAYTPFLVLYSKKLWDGLSKDEQAALRECAAVSRDEQRKVSRELSESSLNKIKGAGIVVNELNEQEANRMREQAKPVWEKHAATIGPETVKMMQAELDKVRQK, from the coding sequence ATGAAAGCACTCACATTCGCACTTGCCGCCGGCGTGGCAGCGACCATCATGGCGGCCGTTCCGGCCAATGCCCAGTTCACGGAACGCAACATCCGCCTGTCCAATGGCGTGAACGAGGATCACCCGAACGGAAAAGGCGTCGAGAAATTCCGCGCCTGCCTTACGGACAAGTCCGGGGGCAAGATCAAGGTGCAGGGCTTCTGGGGCAACGCCCTCGGAGGCGATCTCCAGGCCACGCAGGCGCTGCGTTCCGGCACCCAGGAGATGGTCGTCACGTCCAGCTCGCCCCTCATCGGAATCCTGCCGGATCTCGGCGTGTTCGATCTGCCGTTCCTGTTCGCCAACAACAAGGAGGCCGATTCCGTCCTCGACGGTGAGTTCGGCAAGTACATCGACGGCAAGCTCGAAACGGTCGGCCTCGTCAATCTCGCCTATTGGGAGAACGGCTTCCGCAATCTCACCAATTCCCGCCGTCCGGTGGAGAAGTGGGAGGACTTCAAGGGCTTGAAGGTTCGCGTCATGCAGAACAACGTGTTCCTCGACACGTTCAAGAACATGGGCGCCAACGCGGTGCCGATGGCGTTCGGCGAGGTTTTCACCGCCCTTGAGACGAAGGCGATCGACGGTCAGGAAAATCCGTTCGTGACCATCGATACGTCGAAGTTCTACGAGGTGCAGAAGTACCTGTCCGTGACACGTCACGCCTATACCCCGTTCCTCGTGCTGTACTCCAAGAAGCTGTGGGACGGGTTGTCGAAGGACGAGCAGGCTGCCCTGCGCGAATGCGCCGCCGTCTCTCGCGATGAGCAGCGCAAGGTTTCGCGCGAGCTGTCGGAATCCTCGCTGAACAAGATCAAGGGCGCTGGCATCGTCGTCAACGAGCTGAACGAGCAGGAGGCGAACCGCATGCGCGAGCAGGCAAAGCCCGTCTGGGAGAAGCACGCCGCAACCATCGGACCCGAGACGGTGAAGATGATGCAGGCGGAGCTCGACAAGGTCCGGCAGAAGTAA
- a CDS encoding TRAP transporter large permease subunit — translation MTILVFLVSLLGAMALGMPIAFALIVCALALMLWLGNFDSQIVAQNMIIGADNFQLLAVPFFLLAGELMNVGGLSKRIVNFALACLGHIHGGLGYVAIVAALILAALSGSAAADTAALAAILIPMMRNAGYDIPRAAGLIAAGGIIAPVIPPSIGFIVFGVAANVSISQLFLAGVVPGLMMGLALVVAWAIVSRRDKMKTAPRATMRERGRAFIDGFYALLMPVMILGGIKWGIVTPTEAAVLAAVYALVIGMFVYRELKPSMLYGVFLTAAKTTAVVMFLVAAALVSAWLITQANIPGEISGLIEPLMGNKTILMFALMFLVVIVGTALDFSPTVLILTPVLMPIVKQAGIDPVYFGVLFIINNAIGLITPPVGIVLNVVSGVARVPMGAVIRGVNPFLIAQLIVLVLLIIFPDLVMVPLAWLRGR, via the coding sequence GTGACCATTCTCGTTTTCCTCGTCTCGCTTCTCGGGGCCATGGCGCTCGGAATGCCGATCGCCTTTGCGCTGATCGTCTGCGCTCTCGCGCTCATGCTCTGGCTCGGCAACTTCGACAGCCAGATCGTGGCTCAGAACATGATCATCGGCGCCGACAACTTTCAGCTTCTGGCCGTCCCGTTCTTCCTGCTCGCCGGCGAGCTGATGAATGTCGGCGGCCTGTCGAAGCGCATCGTCAACTTCGCCCTGGCCTGCCTCGGCCATATCCATGGCGGTCTTGGATACGTCGCCATCGTGGCGGCGCTGATCCTCGCGGCCCTGTCCGGCTCAGCGGCCGCCGATACGGCGGCGCTGGCAGCCATTCTGATTCCTATGATGCGCAATGCCGGCTACGACATTCCACGCGCAGCGGGCCTCATCGCGGCCGGCGGCATCATCGCGCCGGTGATCCCGCCGTCGATCGGCTTCATCGTCTTCGGCGTCGCGGCCAACGTGTCGATCTCGCAGCTTTTCCTCGCGGGCGTCGTTCCCGGTCTGATGATGGGGCTGGCGCTCGTCGTCGCCTGGGCCATCGTCAGCCGACGCGACAAGATGAAGACGGCGCCCCGCGCGACGATGCGAGAGCGGGGAAGGGCCTTCATCGATGGCTTCTATGCTCTCCTCATGCCCGTGATGATCCTGGGCGGCATCAAGTGGGGCATCGTCACGCCGACGGAGGCCGCCGTCCTCGCCGCCGTCTATGCGCTCGTCATCGGCATGTTCGTCTACCGCGAGCTGAAGCCGTCGATGCTCTACGGCGTGTTCCTCACGGCCGCGAAGACGACGGCCGTGGTGATGTTCCTGGTGGCGGCGGCGCTCGTGTCCGCGTGGCTCATCACCCAGGCGAACATTCCCGGCGAGATCAGCGGGCTCATCGAACCCCTGATGGGCAACAAGACCATTCTCATGTTCGCCCTCATGTTCCTGGTGGTCATCGTCGGAACCGCGTTGGACTTCTCGCCCACGGTCCTGATCCTGACTCCGGTTCTCATGCCGATCGTGAAGCAGGCCGGCATCGATCCGGTCTATTTCGGCGTGCTGTTCATCATCAACAACGCCATCGGGTTGATCACGCCTCCGGTCGGAATTGTGCTGAACGTGGTAAGCGGCGTCGCCCGTGTGCCCATGGGCGCGGTCATCCGCGGGGTGAACCCGTTCCTGATCGCTCAGCTCATCGTACTCGTCCTGCTCATCATCTTCCCCGACTTGGTCATGGTACCCTTGGCCTGGCTTCGGGGGCGTTGA
- a CDS encoding TRAP transporter small permease has protein sequence MSRVISIFFKGLEGLLVLLLAAMVAMVFGNVVLRYLFDTGIDVSEELSRFFFVWLTFIGAVVVGRENAHLGVETLVARLGDNGRKVCMVLSDLFIIGCCAVFFWGTWQQAEINATNYAPITEISMLWVYGIGYFTSIGLGLMAALRIMRVLTGRVSEHELKVFAGDYSGDEAHALKERLE, from the coding sequence GTGAGCAGGGTAATCTCCATCTTTTTCAAAGGCTTGGAAGGACTGTTGGTTCTTCTTCTCGCCGCCATGGTCGCCATGGTCTTCGGCAATGTCGTCCTGCGCTATCTCTTCGATACCGGCATCGATGTCTCGGAGGAGCTGTCCCGTTTCTTCTTCGTCTGGCTGACCTTCATCGGCGCCGTCGTGGTGGGGCGCGAGAATGCCCATCTGGGCGTCGAGACCCTGGTGGCGCGTCTCGGCGACAATGGCCGCAAGGTCTGCATGGTCCTGTCCGACCTGTTCATCATCGGGTGTTGCGCGGTCTTCTTCTGGGGGACATGGCAGCAGGCCGAGATCAACGCCACGAACTATGCGCCCATCACCGAGATCTCGATGCTCTGGGTCTACGGGATCGGGTATTTTACCAGCATCGGCCTGGGATTGATGGCCGCCCTCCGGATCATGCGCGTCCTCACCGGACGCGTCAGCGAGCATGAGCTCAAGGTCTTCGCCGGCGACTACAGCGGCGACGAAGCCCATGCCTTGAAGGAGCGGCTCGAGTGA
- a CDS encoding mandelate racemase/muconate lactonizing enzyme family protein gives MKITGVETIRLQEFANIVWIRLHTDEGLIGLGETFMGAAAVEAYIHETVAAKLIGRDPLQIEGINRDLQNYLGWRSAGVETRGNSAVDIALWDLFGKVHGKPVCDMLGGRSRDRIRVYNTCAGYRYIRDSRAQKVANWGVGETEGAYEDLDAFLHRADELAHSLLEQGITGMKIWPFDVAAERSHGYDISPDELRTALEPFAKIRKAVGDKMDIMVEFHSLWSLPMAKKLAASLAEFDTYWHEDPFRLDNIGDLKEYAQHSKAWVCASETLSYTHAFREYLETGVAGVAMLDLSWCGGLTEARKIAALAEAWHVPVAPHDCTGPVVYAASCHFSLHARNALIQESVRAFYTGWYTELVTELPTVKNGEVTVNMKPGLGLELLPELWQRPDAIVRLTDRL, from the coding sequence ATGAAGATCACAGGCGTCGAAACAATCCGTCTCCAGGAATTCGCGAACATCGTCTGGATCCGCCTGCACACGGATGAGGGACTCATCGGCCTCGGTGAAACCTTCATGGGTGCGGCGGCCGTCGAGGCGTATATTCACGAGACCGTCGCGGCCAAATTGATCGGACGCGACCCGCTCCAGATCGAAGGGATCAACCGCGATCTCCAGAATTATCTGGGCTGGCGCTCCGCCGGCGTCGAAACGCGCGGCAACTCCGCCGTCGACATCGCCTTGTGGGATCTCTTCGGCAAGGTCCACGGCAAGCCCGTCTGCGACATGCTGGGAGGCCGCTCACGGGACAGGATCCGGGTCTACAATACCTGTGCCGGCTACCGTTACATTCGCGACAGCCGGGCGCAGAAAGTCGCCAACTGGGGCGTCGGCGAAACGGAAGGTGCCTACGAGGATCTGGACGCGTTCCTGCACCGCGCGGACGAGCTCGCCCATTCCCTGCTGGAACAGGGCATCACGGGAATGAAGATCTGGCCCTTCGACGTCGCGGCCGAACGCAGCCACGGTTACGACATCTCGCCGGACGAACTCCGGACGGCGCTCGAACCCTTTGCCAAGATCCGCAAGGCCGTGGGCGACAAGATGGACATCATGGTCGAGTTCCACTCCCTGTGGAGCCTGCCGATGGCCAAGAAGCTCGCTGCGTCGCTGGCCGAGTTCGACACCTACTGGCACGAGGATCCCTTCCGCCTCGACAATATCGGGGACCTCAAGGAATACGCGCAACACTCGAAGGCCTGGGTCTGTGCGTCTGAGACCCTGTCCTATACCCACGCGTTCCGTGAATATCTCGAAACCGGCGTCGCCGGCGTCGCCATGCTCGACCTGTCCTGGTGCGGCGGCCTGACGGAGGCGCGCAAGATCGCCGCATTGGCGGAAGCATGGCATGTGCCGGTCGCGCCGCACGACTGCACGGGCCCGGTGGTTTATGCCGCTTCTTGCCATTTCTCCCTGCATGCGCGCAATGCATTGATCCAGGAGAGCGTCCGGGCTTTCTATACCGGATGGTACACTGAACTCGTGACGGAACTGCCGACCGTCAAGAATGGCGAGGTGACGGTGAACATGAAGCCGGGCCTCGGCCTCGAATTGCTGCCGGAACTCTGGCAGCGGCCTGATGCCATCGTGCGCCTGACCGACAGGTTATAG